The Brevibacillus brevis genome contains a region encoding:
- a CDS encoding AAA family ATPase: protein MKKKLIVLSGIAGSGKSKWAQEIAKKERATIVSTDEIRQNLFGDERKQKKSAQVFFEVYSKIATELANGKNVILDATNIDREKRMKVLAKFPDVQKECYYLDVPYSVCLERNRSRKRTVDEYILAKMRKNFHFPIKKEGWDHIHLLHESIPYAIEKEEFIQLLQNEPSYEELFDGLNAIPIFREMYQFNQENPYHQYPLCKHTYHVFDYVNAFYTEEDKFLMQVVALFHDTGKPFCKTYKPMKGHYSYYGHEHVSAQIACHFLKELGFEDDFIFEVVNLIQMHMKINYGTQQDISEIYHLLGEEYLWKLYFFKEGDAYAK, encoded by the coding sequence GTGAAAAAGAAATTAATCGTCCTGTCAGGCATTGCGGGCAGTGGCAAAAGCAAGTGGGCACAAGAAATTGCCAAAAAGGAACGGGCAACCATCGTGTCTACGGATGAAATTCGCCAAAACTTATTCGGTGATGAGCGAAAACAAAAAAAGTCAGCGCAAGTATTTTTTGAGGTTTATTCAAAAATTGCAACAGAGCTGGCAAATGGAAAGAATGTCATCTTAGACGCGACCAATATCGACAGAGAGAAAAGAATGAAGGTCCTTGCCAAATTTCCCGATGTTCAAAAGGAATGCTATTACTTGGATGTTCCTTATTCTGTTTGCCTGGAGCGCAATCGTTCCCGAAAGAGAACCGTAGACGAATACATCTTGGCGAAGATGCGGAAGAACTTTCATTTTCCCATTAAGAAGGAAGGTTGGGATCACATTCATCTCTTGCACGAATCAATTCCTTATGCCATTGAAAAAGAAGAGTTTATTCAATTGCTTCAAAATGAACCCTCCTATGAAGAGCTGTTCGACGGGCTGAATGCCATACCGATCTTCCGTGAGATGTATCAGTTTAATCAGGAAAACCCTTATCATCAGTATCCTTTGTGCAAGCATACGTATCATGTTTTCGATTATGTAAACGCCTTTTATACAGAAGAAGACAAATTTCTCATGCAAGTGGTCGCCTTGTTTCACGATACAGGAAAACCATTTTGCAAAACCTACAAACCGATGAAAGGCCATTACTCCTACTACGGACATGAGCATGTTTCTGCGCAAATTGCTTGCCATTTCTTAAAAGAATTAGGATTCGAAGATGATTTTATCTTCGAAGTCGTCAATCTGATTCAAATGCACATGAAGATTAACTACGGGACACAGCAAGATATTTCCGAGATTTATCATTTATTGGGCGAGGAGTACCTGTGGAAGCTGTACTTTTTCAAGGAAGGAGATGCCTATGCCAAATAA
- the tyrS gene encoding tyrosine--tRNA ligase: MAVNIIDELEWREAVNQQTDAEGLRELTNEKAVSLYCGVDPTGDSMHIGHLIPFMVLKRFQLAGHRPVILIGGATGTIGDPSGRQSERSLQTLEQIQENVEKLTAQMKKLFITEGDNQIRLVNNYDWTHKINVIEFLRDYGKNFSINTMLAKDVVSSRLESGISFTEFSYQILQSLDYLHLYKHEDVQLQIGGSDQWGNITSGLDLIRKKEGPEAKAFGLTIPLMLKADGTKFGKTAGGAIWLDPNKTTPFEFYQFWANTDDRDVVKYLKYFTFLSKEQIEELAEKVQTEPHKREAQKALAEEMTRFVHGEELLEQAKRITAALFTGDIKSLSADEIEQGFKEMPTFESTLETKNIVDWLVEIGIEPSKRQAREDITKGAISMNGERVTDLELEVTPSLAIGGRFIIIRKGKKNYSLVKLSQ, encoded by the coding sequence ATGGCAGTGAATATTATCGACGAACTCGAATGGCGCGAAGCCGTCAATCAGCAAACAGATGCAGAAGGGCTGCGAGAATTAACGAATGAAAAAGCAGTCTCGTTATATTGTGGTGTAGATCCAACAGGTGACAGCATGCATATCGGTCACTTGATTCCTTTCATGGTACTGAAACGCTTCCAGCTCGCTGGTCATCGTCCGGTCATTTTGATCGGTGGTGCAACAGGTACAATTGGCGATCCGAGCGGCCGTCAATCTGAGCGCTCTTTGCAAACACTGGAACAAATACAGGAGAATGTCGAAAAACTCACTGCACAGATGAAAAAGCTGTTCATTACAGAAGGAGACAACCAAATCCGTTTGGTGAACAACTACGACTGGACGCACAAAATCAATGTCATTGAATTTTTGCGGGATTACGGGAAAAACTTCAGCATCAATACGATGCTTGCCAAGGATGTCGTGTCGAGCAGACTGGAAAGCGGCATTTCGTTTACGGAGTTTTCCTATCAAATTCTGCAATCGCTGGATTACCTGCATCTGTACAAACATGAAGATGTTCAGCTGCAAATCGGCGGTTCCGACCAATGGGGCAACATTACGAGCGGTCTCGATCTGATTCGCAAAAAAGAAGGGCCAGAAGCAAAAGCATTCGGTCTCACGATTCCTCTGATGCTGAAGGCAGATGGAACGAAATTCGGGAAGACAGCAGGAGGAGCCATCTGGCTCGATCCAAACAAGACAACACCATTCGAATTCTACCAATTCTGGGCGAATACCGACGACCGCGATGTTGTGAAATACTTGAAATACTTTACGTTCCTCTCCAAAGAGCAAATCGAAGAACTGGCTGAAAAAGTACAGACTGAGCCACATAAACGCGAGGCGCAAAAAGCGCTGGCTGAGGAAATGACGAGATTTGTGCACGGCGAGGAATTGCTGGAGCAGGCGAAACGCATTACAGCTGCTTTGTTTACTGGTGATATTAAATCGCTGTCGGCAGATGAGATCGAGCAAGGGTTCAAAGAAATGCCGACGTTCGAATCTACCCTCGAAACGAAGAACATTGTCGACTGGCTCGTTGAGATTGGCATTGAGCCATCCAAGCGTCAAGCACGTGAGGATATTACAAAAGGGGCTATCTCCATGAATGGCGAGCGCGTTACCGATCTGGAACTGGAAGTAACGCCAAGTCTCGCTATCGGCGGTCGCTTCATCATTATCCGCAAAGGCAAGAAAAACTACAGCTTGGTAAAATTGTCTCAATAG
- a CDS encoding suppressor of fused domain protein: protein MSEEMMSAGWDAIDQEMRNIYGEQEPKHYGTLISYALGGNDPLDGISAYKSDEPYPHWHFVTYGFTELYEKESENEEESGFGFELTFRLARKDDEEEPPAWALNLLQNMGRYVFNTGNVFQAGDHLDANGPICLGADTELTALAFVKDPQLAEIDTPNGRVQFLQMVGITGDELDAMMAWNTHGVLQSGLPYMPSYITDLERDSLLRNSTVSDAVQKGMEQEGSNTAYLFVSQLGWEPGKKGFLKKTPSTLRLGAKQAEVIGKILRGRLRKGESLSLVGPDVRVVFEAGDKPECIPGEDVIRFVLDDATTNALTKQLLPKESSFEIPSLKGIAINIVKTNITDSEGNVVKVIG from the coding sequence ATGAGTGAAGAAATGATGTCAGCGGGCTGGGATGCCATTGATCAGGAGATGAGAAATATTTATGGAGAGCAGGAGCCGAAGCATTACGGGACACTCATCTCGTATGCGCTGGGTGGTAACGATCCATTGGATGGAATAAGCGCCTATAAATCAGACGAGCCTTACCCGCATTGGCATTTTGTGACCTATGGATTTACCGAGCTGTATGAAAAGGAATCCGAGAATGAAGAGGAAAGCGGTTTTGGCTTTGAATTGACGTTTCGATTGGCGCGAAAGGACGACGAGGAAGAACCTCCTGCTTGGGCGCTGAATCTGCTTCAAAATATGGGGCGTTACGTATTCAACACGGGCAATGTGTTTCAAGCAGGTGATCATTTGGATGCAAACGGACCGATATGCTTGGGTGCCGATACCGAACTGACTGCACTCGCTTTTGTCAAGGACCCGCAGCTTGCCGAAATCGATACGCCGAATGGTCGAGTCCAATTCTTGCAAATGGTTGGGATCACAGGTGATGAACTCGATGCGATGATGGCTTGGAATACACATGGCGTACTCCAATCTGGCTTGCCGTACATGCCTTCCTATATAACCGATCTCGAGCGGGATTCTCTCCTGCGCAACTCTACAGTTTCTGATGCTGTTCAAAAAGGAATGGAACAAGAAGGCTCCAACACTGCCTATTTGTTTGTGAGTCAGCTTGGCTGGGAGCCAGGTAAAAAGGGCTTCTTGAAGAAAACGCCTTCGACCCTGAGGCTGGGAGCTAAGCAAGCGGAAGTTATCGGAAAAATTCTCCGTGGACGTCTGCGAAAAGGGGAAAGCCTGAGCCTGGTGGGACCTGATGTCCGCGTTGTATTTGAGGCAGGAGACAAGCCTGAATGTATTCCTGGAGAGGACGTCATTCGCTTTGTTCTCGATGATGCGACGACGAATGCACTTACCAAGCAGTTGCTTCCAAAGGAAAGCAGCTTTGAGATCCCTTCCCTGAAAGGAATTGCTATAAACATTGTGAAAACCAATATTACTGATAGCGAGGGCAATGTCGTCAAGGTCATCGGTTAG
- a CDS encoding VHS/ENTH/ANTH domain-containing protein has translation MDKKAKQILMKTFWSSKGWNSTPYDFSGEDFEYAKGKGLMFDPLTISHEECIDKIIALHEKVTKEQVAAAFLHSLSTRKVYLRSVLSSWALTEPLKAHAFESNVGKYINPENGTYFAMYGDCHLCDCYHIASREQYTDEDLNVLNFERIKWGGIRLNYLSYLMLDLELVSKEENLSVQEEDIAIFRQVLDIIASSEPTDAARQLEKRLNGVFPSSKNERDVFMEILASAGILAPSKDRPGRGGKNDFFAVVNWRGEDSYSEQAVQNFFGPWL, from the coding sequence ATGGATAAAAAAGCAAAGCAAATCTTAATGAAAACATTTTGGAGCAGCAAAGGCTGGAACAGTACTCCGTACGATTTTTCGGGAGAAGATTTTGAATACGCAAAAGGCAAAGGTCTCATGTTTGACCCGCTGACGATCAGTCACGAGGAATGCATAGACAAAATCATTGCCCTGCATGAAAAAGTGACAAAAGAGCAAGTCGCCGCTGCATTTTTGCACAGTCTCTCGACGCGAAAAGTGTACCTGCGCAGTGTCTTGTCTAGTTGGGCTTTGACGGAGCCATTGAAAGCCCATGCGTTCGAAAGCAACGTCGGCAAGTATATAAATCCAGAAAACGGCACCTATTTCGCTATGTACGGAGACTGCCATCTTTGCGACTGCTACCATATTGCAAGCAGAGAGCAGTATACGGATGAAGATTTGAATGTATTGAATTTCGAAAGAATCAAGTGGGGAGGTATACGCCTGAACTATTTATCGTACCTCATGCTTGATTTGGAGCTAGTAAGCAAGGAAGAAAATCTTTCGGTACAGGAAGAAGATATTGCAATCTTCCGACAGGTGCTAGACATCATCGCAAGCAGTGAACCAACTGATGCCGCTCGTCAACTGGAGAAGCGCCTTAATGGAGTCTTTCCATCTAGCAAGAACGAACGGGATGTCTTCATGGAAATTCTTGCATCCGCTGGGATCTTGGCTCCAAGCAAGGACAGACCAGGTCGTGGCGGGAAGAACGACTTTTTCGCTGTCGTGAATTGGCGCGGTGAGGATAGCTATTCGGAGCAAGCTGTCCAGAACTTCTTTGGTCCGTGGCTGTAA
- a CDS encoding RNA ligase family protein: MLKKYPRTFHLPWSRSRTDDDKILRSVTHFEGKEVVVTEKLDGENTTLYRNHIHARSLDSKDHASRHWVKMLHGTISFHIPEGWRICGENVYALHSIYYEHLTSYFYVFSIWNENNECLSWDETVEWAELLGLETAPVLYRGIWKEETVKSCYTKQSVFGGEQEGYVVRVTERFPYEDFKQSVAKFVRKNHVQTDQHWLSKPVVPNGIAPTD; the protein is encoded by the coding sequence ATGTTGAAAAAATACCCGAGAACCTTTCATTTACCCTGGTCAAGAAGTAGAACCGACGATGATAAGATTTTACGATCGGTTACTCACTTCGAGGGAAAAGAAGTAGTCGTGACAGAAAAACTGGATGGAGAGAATACGACTCTATACAGAAACCACATCCATGCAAGGTCACTCGATAGCAAAGACCACGCATCTAGACATTGGGTAAAGATGCTGCACGGGACGATTTCGTTTCATATCCCGGAAGGCTGGAGAATATGCGGGGAAAATGTATATGCTCTGCACTCCATCTACTACGAACACCTAACGAGCTATTTCTACGTTTTCTCGATCTGGAATGAAAACAATGAATGCTTGTCGTGGGATGAAACGGTCGAATGGGCCGAATTGCTTGGCTTAGAAACAGCGCCTGTCTTATACAGGGGGATTTGGAAGGAAGAGACCGTAAAAAGTTGCTACACCAAACAATCTGTCTTCGGCGGTGAACAAGAAGGGTACGTGGTACGCGTAACGGAGAGGTTTCCGTACGAAGATTTTAAACAATCGGTCGCCAAGTTTGTGCGCAAAAATCATGTGCAAACCGACCAGCATTGGTTATCGAAGCCAGTCGTTCCGAATGGGATAGCACCAACCGATTAA
- a CDS encoding ATP-binding cassette domain-containing protein: protein MVELHNITITTKKDDRTLIENLHLTLQLGDKIAIIGEEGNGKSSLLKFIYAEQMIAEYCTFEGKVLRNECSMGFLSQELSDEERQMTIADFFAENQWSKELVRAMDDFDIHVLDSDKKMGVLSGGERFKYRFLSLLAQKPDVLLLDEPTNDLDIQSMERLEEFIQQTDIPVLYVSHDETFIANTANSILHMELTKRKQVPKHTFSREPYEIYLANRENGLSKQEQIAKKQASDHRKQMEKWHDIWNKAEHQHRNVRSDPRLQKKIKSLKNQRERMEKASESFLEVPSVEEASEFRFDSAVHVPGSKQILDYSLEVLQIANKQLSKQIHLSIKGPEKIAIIGENGIGKTTLLKKIMDELVQHSSLKIGYMPQNYEDQLDSTQTPIEFSETTGNKDAITKAYTHLGSMKFTKEEMHQPIQKLSGGQKAKLLLLKMILEQCEILILDEPTRNFSPLTTPVLCRALTAFDGVIISISHDRRYLHEVATAVYELTSDGLTKIK, encoded by the coding sequence ATGGTTGAACTGCACAATATCACGATTACCACCAAAAAAGACGACAGGACTCTCATTGAAAATTTGCATCTGACCCTGCAACTCGGCGACAAGATTGCCATCATCGGGGAAGAGGGAAATGGAAAAAGCAGCTTATTAAAATTCATTTACGCGGAACAAATGATTGCCGAGTATTGTACATTTGAAGGGAAAGTATTGAGAAACGAATGTTCCATGGGTTTTCTTTCCCAGGAGCTATCGGACGAAGAAAGACAAATGACCATCGCCGACTTTTTTGCTGAAAATCAATGGAGCAAAGAACTGGTGAGAGCGATGGATGATTTCGACATTCATGTATTGGATTCAGATAAAAAAATGGGTGTTCTGTCTGGTGGTGAGCGTTTCAAATACCGTTTTTTAAGTCTACTGGCGCAGAAGCCTGATGTTCTATTACTGGACGAACCCACGAATGATTTGGATATTCAATCAATGGAGCGGCTGGAAGAATTTATTCAACAGACGGATATTCCTGTCCTCTATGTATCGCATGACGAAACTTTTATTGCAAATACAGCAAACAGTATCCTTCATATGGAACTGACGAAGCGCAAACAAGTACCCAAACATACGTTTTCAAGAGAACCATATGAGATTTACCTCGCCAATCGGGAGAACGGCTTGAGCAAACAAGAACAGATAGCCAAAAAGCAAGCTTCTGATCATAGAAAGCAAATGGAGAAATGGCATGACATTTGGAATAAGGCGGAGCATCAGCATCGAAACGTACGGTCAGATCCGCGACTGCAAAAGAAAATCAAGTCTTTGAAAAATCAAAGAGAGCGAATGGAGAAAGCGTCGGAATCGTTTCTAGAGGTCCCGAGTGTGGAAGAAGCGAGCGAATTCCGATTTGATTCAGCGGTACATGTCCCCGGTAGTAAACAAATCCTCGACTATTCATTGGAAGTACTGCAAATAGCGAACAAACAGCTATCGAAACAGATTCATTTATCGATCAAGGGGCCAGAAAAAATCGCGATTATTGGGGAAAATGGGATCGGAAAAACGACCTTGCTGAAAAAGATCATGGATGAGCTAGTTCAGCACTCTTCATTAAAGATCGGATACATGCCACAAAACTATGAGGACCAACTGGATTCAACCCAAACACCGATTGAATTCTCGGAAACAACGGGGAATAAAGATGCGATTACAAAAGCGTATACCCATTTAGGCAGTATGAAATTTACAAAAGAGGAGATGCATCAACCGATTCAAAAATTATCTGGAGGACAGAAAGCGAAATTACTCCTGTTAAAAATGATTTTGGAGCAGTGCGAAATATTGATACTGGATGAACCGACCCGAAACTTCAGTCCTTTGACGACTCCTGTTCTGTGCCGCGCCTTAACGGCTTTTGACGGTGTGATTATCAGTATTTCGCATGATCGACGGTATTTACATGAAGTCGCAACAGCTGTTTATGAACTAACTTCCGACGGTCTCACGAAAATAAAATAA
- a CDS encoding protein adenylyltransferase SelO, whose amino-acid sequence MTDKKTPIEPGWNFDNSYTTLPKSFFSRLNPPPVRSPKLAILNERLAKSLGLNVEALQSEEVIAMLAGNKTPEGAMPLAQAYAGHQFGHFTMLGDGRALLLGEQITPSGERFDIQLKGSGRTPYSRGGDGRAALGPMLREYIISEAMHGLGIPTTRSLAVVTTGESIYRETELPGAILTRVAASHIRVGTFQFAARWCSIEDLRALADYTLQRHFPEIAAEENRYLLLLKGVIQRQAALIAKWQLVGFIHGVMNTDNMAISGETIDYGPCAFMDTYDPATVFSSIDVQGRYAYGNQPYIAVWNLSRFAESLLPLLHENEAKAVKIAEDALAEFSKLYHSNWLTGMRAKLGLFNEEEQDEALIEGLLNMMKDHRADYTNTFRAFTLNQLEDTALFGTSEFKEWHEQWKARLARQPEDSAAMQQLMKKSNPAVIPRNHRVEEALEAAWKEGDYTVMERLLAVLSDPYAYTPEQVEYTTLPAESACRYQTFCGT is encoded by the coding sequence ATGACAGACAAAAAAACACCAATCGAACCTGGATGGAACTTCGATAACAGCTATACAACGCTGCCAAAATCATTTTTTTCTAGGCTAAATCCACCTCCTGTACGATCACCGAAGCTAGCCATTCTCAATGAACGCTTGGCAAAATCGCTAGGGTTGAATGTCGAAGCTCTGCAAAGCGAAGAAGTGATAGCCATGCTCGCGGGAAACAAAACCCCAGAAGGTGCAATGCCTCTCGCTCAGGCATATGCGGGACACCAATTTGGCCATTTTACCATGCTGGGCGACGGCAGGGCTCTCCTGCTTGGCGAGCAGATTACGCCCTCCGGCGAGCGCTTTGACATCCAATTGAAAGGCTCAGGCAGAACGCCTTATTCACGCGGCGGCGATGGCAGGGCAGCCCTTGGACCGATGCTGCGTGAATACATCATTAGCGAGGCGATGCATGGACTCGGTATTCCTACTACTCGGAGCCTTGCCGTAGTGACAACCGGCGAGTCTATCTATCGTGAAACCGAGCTGCCTGGTGCCATTTTGACGCGTGTCGCTGCCAGTCATATCAGGGTAGGAACGTTCCAATTCGCGGCAAGATGGTGCTCCATAGAAGATCTCCGCGCGTTAGCTGATTACACGTTGCAACGACATTTCCCAGAGATCGCAGCAGAGGAAAATCGCTATCTCCTCCTACTGAAAGGAGTCATCCAGCGCCAGGCTGCGTTGATTGCCAAGTGGCAACTCGTGGGCTTTATTCACGGGGTCATGAATACCGACAACATGGCGATCAGCGGCGAGACCATTGATTACGGTCCTTGCGCTTTCATGGACACGTATGATCCCGCAACTGTATTCAGCTCCATTGACGTTCAGGGCCGTTACGCTTACGGAAATCAGCCGTACATTGCCGTGTGGAATTTATCTCGGTTTGCGGAATCCTTATTGCCGTTGCTTCATGAAAATGAAGCGAAGGCAGTGAAAATAGCCGAAGACGCCCTTGCCGAATTTAGCAAGCTGTATCACAGCAATTGGCTCACAGGAATGCGGGCAAAGCTCGGATTGTTTAACGAAGAGGAACAAGACGAAGCGTTGATCGAAGGTCTGCTCAACATGATGAAGGACCATCGTGCAGACTATACAAATACATTCCGTGCTTTCACGCTTAATCAACTAGAAGATACCGCTCTGTTTGGCACGAGCGAATTCAAGGAGTGGCATGAGCAATGGAAAGCGCGACTAGCTAGACAACCAGAAGACTCTGCAGCAATGCAACAGTTGATGAAAAAGAGTAATCCGGCAGTCATCCCTCGGAACCATCGTGTAGAAGAAGCGTTGGAAGCAGCATGGAAAGAGGGCGACTACACAGTGATGGAACGGCTCCTAGCAGTCCTTTCTGATCCATATGCTTACACTCCTGAACAGGTTGAATACACGACGTTACCAGCGGAATCGGCATGTCGTTACCAAACGTTTTGCGGTACGTGA